GCCTTAAGGAAGTACTCAATTTATTACAACAGAGAGGAAGGTCTGTtgtgttaaaaaatattataacatgccAGTTCTCCACAACATGTAGCCTTCTTTGACCAAAACAGCGAAGGTATTATACCATTTTCCTTTGGAGACTTCTAGAGGTATCAAAGTTGGTTTTTGCTTGGAGATTCTTAAATACATTAGCGAATAACTATACATATAACAATTGGATTAATTAACTTTATTGTTGTATTGTAGGATTAAGAGAAATTGAATTCAATGTAGTTTCATATTTcatgtttatgatttttattcATGGAGCAATGAGTTGTTTTTTCCATTAAGGTTGTCATGGTTTGAGATTGAGTTACTAAACAATAAAGTCAAATATTTCTTATTGTTGATttagtttttcaattttttgataatatttttaaatgtAGATATGAACCAAAGCATGAAAGTAAATAGTGAGTGATTCAGATATGGTGTATGTTCTTTGGTTCTTTGTGCCTTTTGCAActcttttttattttcctttcgaTATTAATTgcaaattatatttattaaaagaaataatgaAATAATAGTATAGAAAACTTTTGGTATCATCTCCTTTGCTTCCCTAATCATTTAAggtattaattaatattttatacaaactaatataattaaaaattaacaaatattaatactaAAATCTGAAAGTTACAAATTTAATCTTGAGAGTTATGTTATGGAAATAGTTTAATTGGGGTATTAATTTCAAGGAGTGagattttaattatttactttAAGCCACCTTTATAGCCCATTCAGGTTTTGATTTTGCAATAATTACCAGATTAAAGTATTTTTAATTTAGAAATGAAGTATTATGGAaatcaaaagaagaagaaaatcaacTTAGACATTTTTCGCAAAAGGTAATTAGAAAagttttaaatgaataaaaagaaaatataaaaatatttattttctatattaGATTTTTATTATTTACATTTTAATTTTAGAATTTAAGTTTTTATTTGAGAATTTAAGTGATACATTTCAAAACAATTCAATTTATCTAAATTATAGATTATTATTTAGGTTAAAATTCTATGATAGACGCCATCCTGATGTAGTAGCTTACGACAACCTTAGCTAATTATTGAGTATTTTAGACCTAATCAACGGTCGGATTACACATGTAGTGTTCTAAGACTTTTGTGGTCAAAAGGCTTCGATTGCCACCGATTTCACCCCAATATAGTAGTTTATCACAATTTTGGCTAATTATGGGGTATTTCAGACTTAATCAACGGTGGGATTGCCACTAGTAGTGTTCCAAGATCAACAATCACACTTATAAAAATAATGCATTTGTTGACTTTATTGGTTAAAAGGCTCTAATCGATGCTGATCACACATCGATGTAGTATTTTATGACAACCTTAACTAATTATGGGGTGTTTCAGACCTAATTATTTGTTAGGTTGCCAATTACTGTGAAAATATTACATGATTGATAATAATGATACACGATAGTGTGCAAAAATAGTGTGTAAATTGAGATTGTCCCTAGCCTTACtcataaaaatattatacaaaaatatttattttcaaaatgagTTTTTTATTATTTACATTTTAATCTTAAATTTTAAGCTTAATTTGAGAAGTGATACtttaaaaaacaatttaatttaatataaattgatatatttttATTACTTAAGTAAAAAAAGCCTTTGATCAGTGCCACCCTCATGTAGAAGCTTACGATATTATTAGATAATTATAAAGTATTTATATCTAATCAACAATTATATTACCACTTGTGGTGTTCTAAGATCAACAATCACACTTATAGAGTATTCTTGTTGACTTTAGTAGTCAAAATGCTCCAATTAATGTCAATTGTTGCCCATCTCACCCTAAGGTAGTAGTTTATGGCAACCTTAACTGATTGTGGGGTATTTTAGACCTAATGAATGGTCGAATTACCACCTGCGATATTCCAAGATCAACAATCACACTTATAAAAGTGTGCTTCAATGGTTTTAGTGCTCAAAAGTCTTCAATCAGTGTTGATCAACACTGATTTCATCCCAAGTCAACTCTTTACACTACACCAAAATACCtcttttgtgtcagtcaaacgcgtcaaTCAACGCAATTGATTGACGCCGTTGACCGATAATCAATATTTGTGGCAATTGAGCACTACCACAAATGTAAGAGCATTTGCGTCAGTGATAACAATGACACAAttaattggcgaagtttgcgtcaGTGGCCAACTGACGCCGTTAACGCACCGTTTGTGTCAGTGGGCAATTGATGCTAACAGcgtgtttgcgtcagtggggcactgacgcaaacatgCCGTTAGTGTCAGTtgcccactgacgcaaacagtGCGCCTAGTATTAAATCCTAGCCATCAACCTCGAGCCCCTCAttctcccaaattcaaaacttaggtTTTCTCCCAAAAACCAACGTCGCCTCCGACTTCCTAGAcccattttggtgagttttttttttttaattttatggttaaattgatgaatataatatgtttatgaaccttatgttggggttttatgccctaattaaaactcaaattctttgtaatctcattttattatcaataaaagaatagaaatcattttttgacttggttaatcactttgctcacatgttttattttcatgattatttgtttaatataaacttctattaaatcccaagcatataactaatcttatttatagtgacgtaatcacagtggaatataaatatgattatatgttcaaaataagttagtcctaagattagtcagtgcacaggatttacactgacttgccaatctatgatatgatctacttacacactacagtgttatgttctttctagaacattaacaaagtagataagatcggatgtatttgttacatcggacatgaccgatattgacagttgataagataagtaaatataccgttattatctattctagtcatatcatatagttgaccataggtcaattcaatctcaattctgagtggttagtattctaactgattgtattatttgagttatttgacttgttcgttaccagcttaccctacggactagcccatacttacatcttgggaactcggtagtataattaagtgagagtgttaatcatagatatgaacatctatagcttctgatgaagaagtgaaacaatggtttccttttagtttggttcaaggtgttaaatgatagagatctcatttcagtaattaaattagtttactgaaatatcatttacaagaaactaagtgttttaaggataaaatacaatgatgggtaaaacggtattttagttctatctcattgtagaccgtctatagaggattgagtgacaattatggttgtaacaatggataattaatagtgtatctatgtttgttttatgaattcaagagtgtaattccaagtctatagtggagtcacggggaattaataagttagtaaatttatttgttagatttatgataacttattggagcttattTCATAATCCCATGGTCCTcattataccttggataaaatcatctacatagtctcaattaattgatttaattatcaattagaattatcaaagttgaccaggtcaattttggatagtttcacagagttgtgtaattttgagaagaaaataaaaattatggcagatttattaattaagataaattggtatctaaattaataaataagtttaaatcaaggttcaaattataaataactaatttgataaaggatttaaataattagttaattaattaaatcgatagaaaataatactggtcttgattttaagtccaatgggcttataatcaaatgggaaatatcacgggcctaaaacccatgataatttcgacctagggatttaaaatggctattattttattaatttttcaattaaattaaatgacctaattgagtctataaaatgagtgcttagagagaagtcaaaacataagtcacaagtcagattttctgatagttttagattctctctaaacacaagtctttttctaagcctctttgttattttctcttcttctctgtatatctatctcatgtgttgagaattgtccacactagtctaggtggttctaaggatatattggaagattgtgaagaaaatagaagatcggttcagtttcttgataatactttgcgacagagaggatacaagagttagagaaactgaagaaaagactctttcattctgctgcgtatactgtaagtattctattctttgtttctctttgaattcaattttagaaacatgttttaggctatcttgtattaatttgtttaatattagatatacatgaaaataaataaagatcatgtatgagCTAATCCAACaccttatacatagtttttttttaaaaaaattgtatagaTTTCTGATTTTGAAGTTtatattgtttgaaaaacaaaacccaaaaaccctccTCTTGATTTTTTCTCTGACTAGGTTCGCATGGGTCATGTATGTGGCAGAGGTCGTGGGTGTCGTGGGGGGTGGCTGGGGTCGCCGGGGTTGAGAGGTGGCTGGCTGGGGACTGAGTACAAGGGGGCTGGGGTCGCATGGGGTGGCTAGGTACACTGGTCGGGGTTCatagcattttttttaatatagtatttgcgtcagtggggcactgtcacaaacgTGGCATTTGTGACAATGCCCAACTGACACAAACGTTagtgtttgcgtcagtggggcactgccacaaattcCAAGttgtttgtggcagtgccccactgacgtaCATGCCAacctggtttgcgtcatgggattccacatcacatataaaactgacacaaaaactcaattgtggcagaTAGAAACTAACACAAATGACCTTTTTTGTAGTAATGTTATGAAATATTTTGCTAATTATGTGTTATTTCAGACCTAATCAACAGTTGGATAGCCACCAACAATGTTCCAAGATCAACAATCACACTTATAAAAGTATATTAGTTGACTTTAGCAGTCAAAATGCTCCAATTGGTGTCAATTGACACTGATCACACTATGATGATGCAGTACTTTATGGCAACCTAGCTAATTATGGGGTATTTCATACTTAACTAACTGTCGAATTGCCAACAATTATGAAAGTAAGTCATCACCACAACTTCATCATAGCATTGACGAACAAATTAATCATTACTATACTATTTGtagaataatatatataaatcacAAGAAAACTACAACTTATTAATGTTAAACATTCAACAATCTAATTAATCTTATTCTCAAATAcaatagtaaaaataatattgaaCATTCACGTTAATCATTctaccatttatttattttttattaaaataacatcTAATAAATCTTATTGTTAAATACATTGTCCAAATCAATTAATGTTAAACATCCTACCATCTATAaaagttttttttcttaaaaattaattaattttagggtttatacctttttggaccctgtatttttttcctggaccctgtgttttgacaaattactttttgaaccctatattttgtaaaatggttaaaatagaaccctaaacctgattttggtcaatgttttatcaactaaaatcacaaataatttaccaaactaacaattcagaacaaaaataaaatcattttgcttaaaaactatgttgttatattaaattttttcttcatcaaaattgagtttagggttcgattttaacaattttacaaaacatagggtccaaaaagtaatttatcaaaacacagggtccaaacaaataatggggaaaaacacagggtctaaaaaagtataaacccttaatTTTATTGTgtaataaattgacaaaattcATCAGTGTTAAACATTCGACCATCTATAAgagttttttgttttaaaaaaatctaattaattttatcgttaaatatattagaaaaaataattaatactaAGCATTCTACCATTataagtttgttttattttgtttaaaaaaacacCACTTCAAATAATTAgaatatacatttcatataacttaTTCTACCATATGATATTCTcaaatcatatttataatatatatttttaaacttaATTAATGTTAATTCAATCGTTCCAAAATGCCAACCCTTCTAACAATACAGAACTACATTTGTTGGTTGCTAGAAGTAAATTGAAAGTTCACCTACAAAACAACTGAACAATTAATATTACTTTTTCTTTGATTTGGATTATGTAACATAAGCATTTAATTACTTACTTACTGGCAAATTTGTACGTGACCAATTTCATAAATAAAATCCAACTTCTACTAAAATTGTCCTTAGTGCCCTCACTTTACTATTTTTTGTAGCGAATTTACTGATTTGATACTCTATGTTTTTTCAAAGTATTATTTTGTtaccttttatttttaataatacttatatggtacatatttgataccctagactcagatttgatcgATAAAATTTtgtcagatttgatagataaaattttgtcaatatgattaaACTGTCATcggttatatgtaattaaataattaaatttaaatttggatctTATATAATTgatagcagtttgattaaattggtaaaattttattaattaaatttgaatttagggtattttaaaatacaaaatatcatataagcattattgaaaacaaaaattaccaaaataatactttgtaaaaacacATCATTCTAAATGATTACCTACTTTTTTTATCAAAAAAGCACAACTTTAATTCTtacaaagaataaaaaaaaagagagactGTTTACCCAACCGGCTGTAGTAAGTTCACATTATAATTCTAAATATCTTAGGTGATGAAACTATATAATAAGTAGACCCACCTTCCTTTGAGCATAGAAGAATTTGCCTTgttaaaaaaatgtttttttaaaCTTCATTTTTACTTTTTAGTATTTTGGAATctgaaatgattttttttttctgttttaatCAATATGTGCTTTTATAATTTCTGGTCATCGTTTACGGTCTCTATCATAATAATTCAAGTCAGTACCGCTTGAGATATACGTGGACAAGTTTACTCTTCTAATGCTTTTCTAGATCGAATATTACTGCTCATCACTTTCGTTTTTAGCAACCAATTAATCACTCATCTCTGCAACAATGGCTGAGGCTGTGATCTCTGTTCTCCTCGATCAGTTGGCTTCGGTCACTCATGAATCTGTAGGAAAAAAGACGCAACTGATCATGAGAGTCAATAAAGAACTTGAAAACCTTCGAGGTAATCTGGTCACCATCAAAGCAGTTCTTACAGATGCTGAAATGAGACAATTGAAAGAAGAAGCTGTGAAGCTCTGGGTGGAAGATCTGAAAGATGTATCCTACGACATGGACTCTGTGCTAGATAAGTGGAACACTGCCATTCTCAAGTCAGAATTTGACCAAGGAGAAAACGGAGCTGAGAGTCCAAAGGTTCGGTCTTCTATGCTCTTCTTCTCTTGTTTTCATTGTACCAAATTAAGTCCTTATATGATTATTCATCGTCTTAAAATTGCTAAAGAGATCCAAAGCCTAAACAGAAAAATAGAGAGGATCACCCTTAGAAAGGACAGATTCGGTTTTAGGGAAACAAGTGGCGATTCTGTTGGACTTAAGCGTCCGGACTACACCACCTCCTTCCTTGATGTGCCTGTCATTTATGGTCAGCTTAACTATAAGCAGATTTTGATTGATCGATTAAGACTGAGCGGGAGTAACCAAGATGACAATGAACCCAAATTCATTTCCATTGTTGGAATGGGAGGGATTGGAAAGACTACTCTAGCCAGAAATGTTTATAATGATGGTGAGATTAAGACCCTTTTCGAGGGTAACATGATTTGGGTTTGTGTTTCAGACCCATTTGACACTGCTAGGATTGCCAAAGAAATTATTGAACAAGTCACTCGACAAACCCCAGCTGTCATTGGGCTAGAGTTGTTAATAGACAAATTTCGGGAATCAATTAAGGGCAAAAAGTTTCTGCTAGTACTAGATGATGTGTGGACTACCGACTATAGCAAGTGGCTTTCACTAGAACAAATTTTAAGGCTTGGCGCGCTTGGGAGTAGAGTTGTGGTGACTACACGAAACGAGGAAGTGGCCAGAATGATTGGGGATGAAAATAGAATTTGTGTGAATAAATTAACAGAAGAAGAttgttggttgttgttgagaGAAATAGCTCTTTCCAACAAGACAGAGCAAGTGAGGGAAGATTTTGATGCGATTGGTCGAAAAATTGCACGTAAATGCAATGGCTTACCTCTTGCTGCGAAGGCTATAGGGAGTCTTTTGCGTGTTAAAGATATTGAATACTGGCAAGAAATGTCAACAAGTGAAATCTGGGAGTTAAAAAATATGGAGGTGGAGCTTTTCAACCCATTGTTATTCAGTTATTATGATTTGACTCCGGTAGAAAGACGATGTTTCTTGTATTGTGCCGTCTTTCCTAAAGATAATGTGTTTGAAAGAGATGAGTTGATCCAACAATGGGCAGCACAAGGTTATTTGAAGTCAAGGAACAACGATCAAGATGGTTTTGAACAAATGGGTCTCGTGTGCTTCCAAAATTTAGCTATGCGGTCATTTTTCCAAGAATTTAATTATGATGATTATAACTTCACTATTAAATTCAAGATGCATGATATAGTGCATGATTTTGCCCGATATCTCACAAAAAATGAATGTTCCATTCAAATAATTTCTGAGGTTGAAAAAAGAGTTGAATTGAATGTTCGTCATCTCAACTTAATTCATATTTCTTTGGCAATTCCAACTTTCTCAAACCTCAAGAAGAAGAATTTGCACACTCTTACGGTTTGGTGTGCTTTAGGGTGTATGGTCCCTCATCAACACTTGAGATGTCTCAGAACATTAATTTTGGTGGGAGAATTGATGAAATTGCCAACAAATATTGGTGATTTGATACATTTGAGATATCTCAGCATTGATTCGGGTGTTGAAACTATCTTAAATGTGCCTCCAACAATTGGAAATTTGTTTAATCTGCAAACCTTGAAGTTTTTGAGTCGAATTAAAGAACTGCCTGAAGAAGTTGGAAAACTAATTAACTTAAGACATCTTCGCTTAAGTGAGGGGCTAACTGAAAGTAGGCTGAAAAGTATTGGGAACTTGACAAGCCTTCAGACGTTGGACAATCGGGATCAAAGCTTTTGGGCCTACAACAAACAAAGAATGATAATAGATGTAcgggattttcaaaaattgaATAGTCTTCGTAAAATTTGGTTGGAAATTTTAGGCAAAGAAGAACACAAGGAAGAGGCTAAGGAAGCTCAACTTCATAATAAAACTGCTCTTGTCCACTTGGAACTGAAATTTGCTTTTAATTCAGATATGGAAACCCATGAGATTGTACTTGAAACTCTGCGACCACATGAAAACTTAAAATATCTTAGAATTGAGTGGTATCTAGGTGGATCCATTTCCCCAAGTTGGATGATGTCGTTGATTAATATGAGAAGTTTGTACTTGTATGAATGTGTTAACTACACCATATTGCCTCCTTTGGGGAGACTCCCATGCCTCGAATCGCTTCACATACATTGGTCTCGTGGTTTGGAGAAGATGGGGCCTGAGTTTTTGGGAGTAGAAACGGATAGCAACACATCCACAGAGTCGTTGTTTCCCAAACTCAAACAACTCCAAATAAAATATGCAGATTCGTTGAAGGAATGGGTAGGAGCGGCGGGGTGGAAGATGAACGGCCCTTTGAAAATAATGCCTTCTCTCGAAAACTTAGTACTAATTGGATGCTTGACGCTGGAAACATTGCCTGACTTCCTGGAGTCAACACCACTAAAGAATTTGGAGATTCGTCGTTGTTATATTCTAGAGAATTCTTGCAAGAGGGAGACAGGAGAGGACTGGCCCAAGATTCGTCATGTCCCAAACATTATTATCCAaaggtaaaaatataaatgaataaaaaaaagtaaaaaactgATTATAGTTTGTTTGAATGAGGCAAAGGTAACTAACTCTGCCATTTGTATATACGCAGTGACTATAAATAGATGAAGAAGAAGTATAGAAGCAAACGGTTGGCCCAAGAGTGAGTACTTATTCAACCCTTGTCATACGATATTTTGGTAAGACTTTCCTCATATTTCATAGATTAGAATGTAAATTTGAGTGCAAACCAATTATGTATGCctatgtatttatgattatatGACTCATTTTGTACCTGCGCAACATTAATTAGAACAAGATTGGTTCTTGTTATTAGATTTGTGTGCTGTCGTTGATATATTGTATTTTGGGGTATGTCAAAAATTATTGTTTTCTTTTAGTAGTGGCTAGTACAAAGTTTCAGTATCCAATTTTGAAAAAGAACATAGGGTCTCTGTTTTTGAAAATGAATTTTATAGGTTACCTCTATTAGCAGTCTCACACTCTCATAGCTTCACTCTTGTTAATGTTATAGGAAATTTCTATTAGAATATTTAAGACGGAAATCTTCCTCGTCATGCTCGTCACTGTCCGCAGCATCCCCCTCGAGGATAGGCACCAGCTCGCGAGCTACTGGGATAGCCCGcaacctcctcaaggccagagtctggcccgaaGAAATCaacttacatgccagcatcgtctcatcagatacgagctggcggtagtctttttcacttgatgGGAGCCCCACCAAGGTTTCGTATTGACTcccaagggtcaccgatttggtcgtcctcgcaaagatggctgcacgatgatgttcaagtcaacacgcatgaaaagaaataaagcaatgtggtgattttgcgagctgagaatagagagaacttacgaggacggttgaagtggtggtatttgcagttgcgaaaccccgtcgacatgaagaactggcccttgaagtcattgggggtGGCTAggtagctcgatgactgcaggagagttgggaaaacgggtcaagtagtagaacctgTCGCCTCGCCCCGGTTGATCCAGGCTAgatttgaggcagaagaagaaaaggatgtcTGTTGGGgtcgggacctcccactcgtgcctcaggaagaggtacctcagccccgccagTAGACGATAGGAGTTAGGGGCAGTTGGAAGgcagccagcttcacgtaattcaaaaaattcgcgaagtactggtccaaaggtaggaaggccccagccttgaggtgttcgtcgctccaagccgcgaactcctcgtAGAGGGGTGTGCAACTCttctcgccctcgaggggaggtcgggcaacaagagcgcctgtcccgatttcgatgttatgggacagcagtgttatattattttaaataatataatgttagattaaataatgtgacataatgtaatttgtcacacaaatgtgatttgtcagaccttgtaacatattattgagagtcacaaaattagacacatgtatgtgcccaaatgcgATATatttttggagttacaaacttgtaactcccaaatattacccaataatgtgtagatttgatattacacattttgatttgaatttcttaaagtcatatgtaaaatatggctgttagagatgtgattttaactcccataatgtgtatggaagttacaaaatcaagtgggaatgaagttggaacgttttggcaaatttggaaaattggttgctgaaaaaacgatttgggccgctgcctatgttttttAGGCAGCAgcccaagaggcaaaaataggcaaaaacacaccgtgggctgcggctcgtgtttttcaggctgcggcctgagcggctgacaacattttccaacttcggtttttatccaattttgcacgtttccaacagccaagtaactcccaagtctttattttgattccataaacattcaattaatcattggtaacaaccatcagggttggtggaatttgaaattcaaaggtgtctcaaaactccataaataggaacctaatgctcacttgtaagacacgccatttttcatccacaaagcacttggctgaaaaatacaccttgaggcttgattattccagagagttatttccttgagagatcccttagggCCCGTTTGGTTGATGGTAATGGGCCAGAAAAGAAAGGAATGAAATATTAATGTGCCAGattcttttgtttggttgaaaaTAACAAGTTTGGAAAAGAATTCCATTGTAATGCTTATTCCACCAAACTAACAGAATAACTTTTCCACTTTTGAGTCAGTGGAATTATAATTTTATTCCACTCCTTACCTTTCCTTACCCTAATTACCCTTATACGATTTCTAGTGATATTTCATCTGTATGGACAAAGTTTGATCTCAGTAATCAAAAACTCTTTTGATTAttagaatataaatatgttataatgtttagtttaacatttttatgttattatattattttattttttaaaaatataaaatagtaTTTAGTGATAATTAAAGTAAATTGcatttaacattaaaaaaatacttaataaaaataaattcttattgataattttaatattttgtagtGTTCAAAAGTAGAATTATTatgcttaaaaaaaaaagtaggaatattaaatattattttgtaaaaaaagaatatgaaaaaaaaGTAACGTCATTGTTagtaaatctatatatatatatatatatttagtatgtttattttaatttattaatcatattttAAGCACTTTGGGGGTTTTGTCCAAAATAAATTTATTCCATTCCATTCCATAGTCAACCAAATATAAGAATAGGTATTCAATCATTGATTCAATTATTCTAACCAAACAACATAATCGCATTACCTTTCTTATTCCATTCCATTACTATTCTTATTCCTATTCCTATTTCATTGTTTTCATTACCTCCAACCAAACGCCAtattagtgcttagagaatagggggaaataagcatttggacaaaggtcttgaaccttgttcaagttggtgatccccactactctacactttggttgtgtgagagtttgtttgtgttttcattcttttgatcttgttgatattatttacttgtattattattgttttgagtttgtaatcttcttctcctacatctttctagttacttgtattttgagcaattgagttgtaatatttatttaatcaattactttgtctattatatttttgcatagagttgtatattggtttttccatatttcatttgagtataaaaatatattctctaacaagcagaatcttgttgaccctcccttgggtcgtaatcttcgagactatcctctctgcctcgaagaaagcatcaggtcccacctcgacctctttctccactatGGGACCAAAGTGGAGGATGGGAGAATCCACAGC
The Humulus lupulus chromosome 6, drHumLupu1.1, whole genome shotgun sequence DNA segment above includes these coding regions:
- the LOC133781846 gene encoding disease resistance protein RGA2-like; translation: MAEAVISVLLDQLASVTHESVGKKTQLIMRVNKELENLRGNLVTIKAVLTDAEMRQLKEEAVKLWVEDLKDVSYDMDSVLDKWNTAILKSEFDQGENGAESPKVRSSMLFFSCFHCTKLSPYMIIHRLKIAKEIQSLNRKIERITLRKDRFGFRETSGDSVGLKRPDYTTSFLDVPVIYGQLNYKQILIDRLRLSGSNQDDNEPKFISIVGMGGIGKTTLARNVYNDGEIKTLFEGNMIWVCVSDPFDTARIAKEIIEQVTRQTPAVIGLELLIDKFRESIKGKKFLLVLDDVWTTDYSKWLSLEQILRLGALGSRVVVTTRNEEVARMIGDENRICVNKLTEEDCWLLLREIALSNKTEQVREDFDAIGRKIARKCNGLPLAAKAIGSLLRVKDIEYWQEMSTSEIWELKNMEVELFNPLLFSYYDLTPVERRCFLYCAVFPKDNVFERDELIQQWAAQGYLKSRNNDQDGFEQMGLVCFQNLAMRSFFQEFNYDDYNFTIKFKMHDIVHDFARYLTKNECSIQIISEVEKRVELNVRHLNLIHISLAIPTFSNLKKKNLHTLTVWCALGCMVPHQHLRCLRTLILVGELMKLPTNIGDLIHLRYLSIDSGVETILNVPPTIGNLFNLQTLKFLSRIKELPEEVGKLINLRHLRLSEGLTESRLKSIGNLTSLQTLDNRDQSFWAYNKQRMIIDVRDFQKLNSLRKIWLEILGKEEHKEEAKEAQLHNKTALVHLELKFAFNSDMETHEIVLETLRPHENLKYLRIEWYLGGSISPSWMMSLINMRSLYLYECVNYTILPPLGRLPCLESLHIHWSRGLEKMGPEFLGVETDSNTSTESLFPKLKQLQIKYADSLKEWVGAAGWKMNGPLKIMPSLENLVLIGCLTLETLPDFLESTPLKNLEIRRCYILENSCKRETGEDWPKIRHVPNIIIQSDYK